From Arcobacter sp. CECT 8983, the proteins below share one genomic window:
- a CDS encoding bifunctional aconitate hydratase 2/2-methylisocitrate dehydratase, with protein MSLLATYKAHTEERLNEGGLPPLPLTAEQTAELVELLKANPVEEAEYCLELFKNKINPGVDEAAYVKAAFLNDIVQGNVACSVISKTEAVEILGKMMGGFNVTPLIEALKVEEVADIAATQLKNTILVYDAFNDVKDLMDAGNAKAKEVIESWANAEWFTNKPALKEEIKLTVYKIPGETNTDDLSPATVAFTRPDIPLHATAMLQSRMEKPLETMEELRQKGNPLAYVGDVVGTGSSRKSGINSVQWHMGRDIPGVPNKRTGGVVIGSIIAPIFFNTAEDSGCLPIEAPVDELETGDEIVVKPYAGQILKNGEVVSEFKLAPNTMTDEMRAGGRIPLIIGKGLTAKAREVLGLEASDMFLAPEQPADSGKGYSQAQKMVGKACGLEGVRPGMYVEPIATTVGSQDTTGPMTRDEIKELAALSFGADMVMQSFCHTAAYPKPADIKLRHTLPDFINSRGGVTLKPGDGIIHSWLNRLCLPDTVGTGGDSHTRFPIGISFPAGSGLIAFAGVTGMMPLTMPESVLVRFKGEMQPGITLRDLVNAIPYQAIQDGLLTVPKKNKKNIFAGTIIEIQGLPQLKVEQAFELSDAAAERSAAACSVQLDKEPIIEYLSSNIALIEKMIEEGYEDARTLQRRADKMKEWIANPELLQPDEDAEYKAVIEIDLNTITEPILACPNDPDDVDTLTNILADENRIHKIDEVFVGSCMTNIGLFRALGEVLKGEGAVPTKLWVAPPTKMDEAQLVEEGYYATFAAAGARLEIPGCSLCMGNQASVSEGAAVFSTSTRNFDNRLGKGSQVYLGSAEVAAVTALLGRLPSKEEYMEIVPKKITEQNKDGVYKYLNFNQVSKEHLTTLVTSR; from the coding sequence ATGAGTTTATTAGCTACTTATAAAGCGCATACTGAAGAAAGATTAAATGAAGGTGGATTACCACCATTACCATTAACTGCTGAACAAACTGCAGAATTAGTTGAATTATTAAAAGCTAATCCAGTAGAAGAAGCAGAATACTGCTTAGAATTATTTAAAAACAAAATTAACCCAGGTGTTGATGAAGCTGCATACGTAAAAGCTGCTTTTTTAAATGATATTGTACAAGGGAATGTTGCATGTTCTGTTATTTCTAAGACTGAAGCTGTTGAAATCTTAGGAAAAATGATGGGTGGATTCAATGTAACTCCATTAATTGAAGCACTTAAAGTTGAAGAAGTAGCTGATATTGCTGCTACACAATTAAAAAATACTATCTTAGTATATGATGCATTCAATGATGTAAAAGATTTAATGGATGCTGGAAATGCTAAAGCTAAAGAAGTTATTGAATCATGGGCAAATGCTGAGTGGTTCACTAATAAACCAGCATTAAAAGAAGAAATCAAATTAACTGTTTACAAAATTCCAGGTGAAACAAATACAGATGATTTATCTCCTGCAACTGTTGCATTTACAAGACCTGATATTCCATTACACGCAACTGCAATGTTACAATCAAGAATGGAAAAACCATTAGAAACAATGGAAGAGTTAAGACAAAAAGGTAACCCTTTAGCATACGTTGGTGATGTTGTTGGTACGGGTTCTTCAAGAAAATCAGGTATTAACTCTGTTCAATGGCACATGGGAAGAGACATTCCAGGTGTACCAAATAAGAGAACTGGTGGTGTTGTAATTGGTTCTATTATTGCTCCAATTTTCTTTAATACTGCAGAAGATTCAGGATGTTTACCAATTGAAGCTCCAGTTGATGAATTAGAAACTGGTGATGAAATTGTTGTTAAGCCATATGCTGGACAAATTCTTAAAAATGGTGAAGTAGTTTCTGAATTTAAATTAGCTCCGAATACAATGACTGATGAAATGAGAGCAGGTGGTAGAATTCCTTTAATTATTGGTAAAGGATTAACTGCAAAAGCAAGAGAAGTATTAGGATTAGAAGCTTCTGATATGTTCTTAGCACCTGAGCAACCAGCAGATTCTGGAAAAGGTTATTCTCAAGCACAAAAAATGGTTGGAAAAGCTTGTGGTCTTGAAGGTGTTAGACCAGGTATGTATGTTGAACCAATCGCTACAACTGTTGGGTCTCAAGATACAACTGGACCTATGACAAGAGATGAGATTAAAGAGCTAGCAGCACTTAGCTTTGGTGCTGATATGGTTATGCAATCATTCTGTCACACTGCTGCTTATCCAAAACCAGCAGACATTAAATTAAGACATACTTTACCTGATTTCATCAACTCAAGAGGTGGTGTAACACTTAAGCCAGGTGATGGAATTATTCACTCTTGGTTAAATAGACTTTGTTTACCAGATACAGTAGGTACTGGTGGAGATTCACATACAAGATTCCCAATTGGTATCTCATTCCCAGCTGGTTCTGGTCTTATTGCATTTGCAGGAGTTACAGGGATGATGCCTTTAACTATGCCAGAATCTGTTCTTGTAAGATTTAAAGGTGAAATGCAACCAGGTATTACTTTAAGAGACTTAGTAAATGCTATTCCATATCAAGCTATTCAAGATGGATTATTAACTGTTCCTAAGAAAAATAAAAAGAATATTTTTGCTGGTACAATTATTGAAATTCAAGGTTTACCACAACTTAAAGTTGAACAAGCATTCGAATTATCAGATGCAGCAGCAGAAAGATCAGCAGCAGCTTGTTCTGTTCAATTAGACAAAGAACCAATTATTGAATACTTATCTTCAAATATTGCTTTAATCGAAAAAATGATTGAAGAAGGTTATGAAGATGCAAGAACTCTTCAAAGAAGAGCTGATAAAATGAAAGAATGGATTGCTAATCCTGAATTATTACAGCCTGATGAAGATGCAGAGTACAAAGCTGTAATAGAAATTGACTTAAATACAATTACAGAGCCAATTTTAGCTTGTCCAAATGATCCAGATGATGTTGATACTTTAACAAACATCTTAGCTGATGAAAATAGAATCCATAAAATTGACGAAGTATTCGTTGGTTCTTGTATGACTAACATTGGATTATTCAGAGCTTTAGGTGAAGTTCTTAAAGGTGAGGGTGCAGTTCCTACTAAATTATGGGTTGCTCCTCCAACAAAAATGGATGAAGCTCAATTAGTTGAAGAAGGATACTACGCTACATTTGCAGCAGCAGGTGCAAGACTTGAAATCCCTGGATGTTCTTTATGTATGGGTAACCAAGCTTCTGTTTCTGAAGGTGCAGCAGTATTCTCTACTTCTACAAGAAACTTTGATAATAGACTTGGAAAAGGTTCTCAAGTTTACTTAGGATCAGCAGAAGTTGCAGCAGTTACAGCACTTTTAGGAAGATTACCATCTAAAGAAGAGTATATGGAAATCGTACCTAAGAAAATCACTGAACAAAATAAAGATGGAGTTTACAAATACTTAAACTTCAATCAAGTATCTAAAGAACATTTAACTACATTAGTTACTTCTAGATAA
- a CDS encoding YiiD C-terminal domain-containing protein: MLEKLKEKLYKQIPLTKYMQINPKEIRENKLITTAPIEPNINDKKTGFAGSLSTLVTISGWSACYLLVEEQLEFKNTMIAVIKSNTSYRAPVTKELYCETTLPNKEEIERLKQKLDSKGSASLRIKSQIIEDKKVCVDFEGIYVIKI, encoded by the coding sequence TTGCTAGAAAAATTAAAAGAAAAACTTTATAAACAAATTCCACTTACAAAATATATGCAAATAAATCCAAAAGAGATAAGAGAGAATAAATTAATTACAACAGCGCCAATAGAACCAAATATCAATGATAAAAAAACTGGTTTTGCAGGAAGCTTAAGTACTCTAGTTACCATTTCAGGATGGAGTGCTTGTTATTTACTTGTAGAAGAACAATTAGAGTTTAAAAATACAATGATAGCTGTAATTAAAAGTAATACTTCATATAGAGCTCCTGTGACAAAAGAGTTATATTGCGAAACTACTCTTCCAAATAAAGAAGAGATAGAAAGATTAAAGCAGAAACTTGATTCTAAAGGAAGTGCTTCTTTAAGAATCAAGTCTCAAATTATAGAAGATAAAAAAGTATGTGTTGACTTTGAAGGTATTTATGTAATTAAGATTTAA
- a CDS encoding nickel-dependent hydrogenase large subunit, whose product MSKHVVIDPITRIEGHLRIEAVIDDNNIIQEAYSSSTMFRGIEEILKGRDPRDCGLLAMRICGVCTGTHYQRSIEAVEHAFNVTIPKNARIVRNLMQGGLYIHDHIVHFYHLHALDWVDITKALEADPKKTVEEAQKWAKLSGQRAWNASEDNYAAVQERVTKYVKQGRLGIFGNAYWGSKAYKLTPEQNLIGLSHYLDALDLQREVAKAQAIFGGKNPHPQSIVVGGVTCVQDIKNPVRVAEFKDIIQKALKFTKEAYLPDVYMAGTMYADEALEGVGAGIGNFMSYGDFNLDDLPFYKSSKLFPSGIVMNKDLSKVYELDQTKITEDVTHAWYEGTTNKHPYDGVTNPKYTGFREKKDGIAYLDTDNKYSWIKSPLYDDERMEVGPLARMVVGVAKGDKKITDHVTKFLKNGNLPTKVLFSTVGRTAARAIETELMCEEVINWCDELAVNVANGDLSTWTEFDFDKVAKDAQGFGMAEAPRGSLGHWVKIKDGKVVNYQAVVPSTWNAAPKDYKGRLGAYEASLVGTKVVNPDEPLEIIRTVHSFDPCIACAVHIVDTNGKELAVYKVDPVGGCRA is encoded by the coding sequence ATGAGTAAACATGTAGTAATAGATCCAATAACAAGAATTGAAGGACATCTTAGAATTGAAGCTGTAATTGATGATAACAATATTATTCAAGAAGCTTATAGTTCATCAACGATGTTTAGAGGTATTGAAGAAATTTTAAAAGGTAGAGATCCAAGAGATTGTGGTCTTTTAGCTATGAGAATTTGTGGTGTATGTACTGGAACTCACTATCAAAGAAGTATTGAAGCTGTTGAACATGCATTTAATGTAACTATTCCAAAGAATGCAAGGATTGTAAGAAACCTAATGCAAGGTGGATTATATATTCATGACCATATTGTTCACTTCTATCACTTACATGCTCTTGACTGGGTAGATATTACAAAAGCTTTAGAAGCAGACCCAAAGAAAACTGTAGAAGAAGCACAAAAATGGGCTAAACTTTCAGGTCAAAGAGCTTGGAATGCAAGTGAAGATAATTATGCAGCAGTTCAAGAAAGAGTTACGAAGTATGTAAAACAAGGAAGACTTGGAATTTTTGGAAATGCATATTGGGGAAGTAAAGCATATAAGTTAACTCCTGAGCAAAATCTAATTGGTCTTTCTCACTATTTAGATGCTTTAGACTTACAAAGAGAAGTAGCAAAAGCACAGGCTATTTTTGGTGGTAAAAACCCTCATCCACAATCAATTGTTGTTGGTGGAGTAACTTGTGTTCAAGATATTAAAAATCCAGTAAGAGTTGCTGAGTTCAAAGATATTATTCAAAAAGCACTTAAGTTTACAAAAGAAGCATATTTACCAGATGTATATATGGCAGGAACAATGTATGCTGATGAAGCACTTGAAGGTGTTGGTGCTGGTATTGGTAACTTTATGTCATATGGTGATTTTAATTTAGATGATTTACCATTTTATAAGTCATCAAAGCTATTCCCATCAGGTATAGTAATGAATAAAGACTTATCAAAAGTTTATGAATTAGACCAAACAAAAATTACAGAAGATGTAACTCATGCTTGGTATGAAGGTACAACAAATAAACACCCATATGATGGTGTTACTAATCCTAAATATACTGGATTTAGAGAGAAAAAAGATGGTATTGCTTATTTAGATACTGACAATAAATACTCTTGGATTAAATCTCCATTATATGATGATGAAAGAATGGAAGTTGGTCCATTAGCAAGAATGGTTGTTGGTGTTGCAAAAGGTGATAAAAAAATCACTGATCACGTAACTAAGTTCTTAAAAAATGGAAACCTTCCTACAAAAGTTCTTTTCTCTACTGTAGGAAGAACAGCTGCAAGGGCTATTGAAACTGAGTTAATGTGTGAAGAAGTTATCAACTGGTGTGATGAGTTAGCTGTTAATGTTGCAAATGGTGATTTATCTACTTGGACTGAATTTGATTTTGATAAAGTAGCAAAAGACGCTCAAGGATTTGGGATGGCTGAAGCACCAAGAGGTAGTTTAGGTCACTGGGTTAAAATAAAAGATGGAAAAGTAGTAAACTATCAAGCAGTTGTTCCTTCAACTTGGAATGCTGCACCAAAAGATTACAAAGGAAGACTAGGAGCATATGAAGCTTCTTTAGTTGGAACCAAAGTTGTTAATCCTGATGAACCTTTAGAAATTATTAGAACAGTGCATAGTTTTGATCCTTGTATTGCTTGTGCAGTTCATATTGTAGATACGAATGGAAAAGAACTGGCAGTTTATAAAGTAGATCCTGTAGGAGGATGCCGTGCCTAA
- a CDS encoding Ni/Fe hydrogenase yields MNNKIKKPKIVWLQAITCNGNTHSLLSANANRLKLFLDSFDLVYHPSLTTDTLLNDLLIEKNEIDFLLVEGAITSNKDFFQISDQGINEALKKLVLKSKYLIAIGSCASYGGVHQKFEQNDDICGLTDALDETDISYLTHPIINLTGCPVHPEWIFQTLFSLKEYKKVPLDEKGRPKEIYSYLAHHGCTRNEYFEWKVEAKSFGLKEGCLFYEQGCRGPMTHSNCNKILWNDVNTKTRAGMPCIGCTEFDFPRNNMLETKKNIGIPDEVPLGVTKRAYLSLAGVAKTFKIDRLNEKIIK; encoded by the coding sequence ATGAATAATAAAATTAAAAAACCAAAAATAGTTTGGCTACAAGCTATAACATGTAATGGCAATACACACTCATTATTAAGTGCAAATGCAAACAGATTAAAACTATTTTTAGATAGTTTTGACTTAGTTTATCATCCTTCTTTAACTACTGATACTTTATTAAATGACTTATTAATAGAAAAAAATGAAATTGACTTTTTACTTGTTGAAGGTGCTATTACTTCAAATAAAGATTTCTTTCAAATATCAGACCAAGGTATAAATGAAGCTTTAAAAAAGCTTGTTTTAAAATCAAAGTATTTAATAGCAATTGGTTCTTGTGCCTCGTATGGAGGAGTTCATCAAAAATTTGAACAAAATGATGATATTTGTGGTTTAACTGATGCTTTAGATGAAACAGATATATCATATTTAACCCATCCAATTATAAATCTAACTGGTTGTCCTGTTCATCCTGAGTGGATATTTCAAACTTTGTTTTCTCTAAAAGAGTATAAAAAAGTTCCTTTAGATGAAAAAGGAAGACCTAAAGAGATTTACTCTTATTTAGCTCACCATGGTTGTACTAGAAATGAGTATTTTGAGTGGAAAGTTGAAGCAAAATCCTTTGGACTTAAAGAGGGATGTCTTTTTTATGAACAAGGATGTCGAGGTCCTATGACTCACTCAAATTGCAATAAAATACTTTGGAATGATGTAAATACAAAAACAAGAGCTGGTATGCCATGTATTGGTTGTACTGAGTTTGATTTCCCTAGAAATAATATGCTTGAAACAAAAAAGAATATAGGAATTCCTGATGAAGTGCCATTAGGAGTTACTAAAAGGGCATATCTTTCATTAGCTGGTGTTGCAAAGACTTTTAAAATAGATAGATTGAATGAAAAGATTATTAAATGA
- a CDS encoding TetR/AcrR family transcriptional regulator, giving the protein MENALKLFSQKGFYNTTIPDIAKAMKMSVGNMYNYFSSKEELAKFAIKYSTNILANDLREINQMEISSRDKVFLFTRKYLENVQDSPEVIEYFLRVYLSNREVFNKDCEGFLCVSEFVTEVMILLDEGAAKNEFRQQEFFPAFAMIMGALGGFAFLSGEKVLEKDIAFYSDDVAENIYRALKYEG; this is encoded by the coding sequence ATTGAAAATGCATTAAAGCTTTTTTCTCAAAAAGGTTTTTATAATACAACTATTCCTGATATTGCAAAAGCTATGAAGATGAGTGTGGGTAATATGTACAATTACTTTTCTTCAAAAGAAGAATTAGCAAAGTTTGCAATTAAGTATTCAACTAATATCTTAGCTAATGATTTAAGAGAAATTAATCAAATGGAAATTTCATCTAGGGATAAAGTTTTTTTATTTACAAGAAAATATTTAGAAAATGTTCAAGATTCACCAGAAGTAATTGAATATTTTTTAAGGGTTTACTTATCAAATAGAGAAGTATTTAATAAAGATTGTGAAGGTTTTTTATGTGTAAGTGAATTTGTAACTGAAGTAATGATTTTACTTGATGAAGGAGCTGCTAAAAATGAGTTTAGACAACAAGAGTTCTTTCCTGCTTTTGCAATGATTATGGGAGCATTAGGTGGTTTTGCTTTTCTTTCAGGAGAAAAGGTTTTAGAAAAAGATATAGCATTTTACTCTGATGACGTTGCTGAAAATATCTACAGAGCTTTAAAGTACGAAGGTTAA
- a CDS encoding nickel-dependent hydrogenase large subunit translates to MKTVDIVERIEGEAKLICQWDKEKISDVKIQFLNFRGFEFILKDKPILDALVYTPRICGICGQAHLKATVEAIEDIYKNHNEELTLTNKAKLLREIGLNIEIIDSHIKWFYMFIMPDIVKFSNNSLEEYSALKGKKWLEASSIASETIKSLAVIAGQWPHTSYMVPGGVVSDPTLLDLVTMQNYMDQAIRFYENSLIGTNLDTYLSFNKSEDLYKVKGDLKDFITISFENGFEKIGKSYNRHLVLGDSLSFEKGKISRKLTKNIDYENIEEFTTNSFDIDKSKVSKEAYTWSKTALYANSFYETGPLSRAVVQNRSFVSDIHKHYNDSMFTRVLARMDELGFLLSKTKELIQQININEESFIKPKVSLKDFHYGIGQSSVEACRGSLYHDVEIENGIISKYDVITPTVWNLGPGIDNKLSTSQKAIVGIDSLEKAKLILRSFDVCSVCTTH, encoded by the coding sequence ATGAAAACTGTAGATATAGTAGAAAGAATAGAGGGCGAAGCAAAGCTTATTTGCCAATGGGATAAAGAAAAGATATCAGATGTAAAGATACAGTTTTTAAATTTTAGAGGTTTTGAGTTTATATTAAAAGATAAACCCATTTTAGATGCATTAGTTTATACTCCAAGAATTTGTGGTATTTGTGGACAAGCTCATTTAAAAGCAACAGTTGAAGCAATAGAAGACATCTATAAAAATCATAATGAAGAATTAACTCTAACAAACAAAGCAAAATTGCTTAGAGAGATAGGTTTAAATATTGAAATTATTGATTCACATATAAAGTGGTTTTATATGTTTATTATGCCTGATATTGTTAAGTTTTCAAATAATAGTTTAGAAGAGTATTCTGCATTAAAAGGAAAAAAATGGTTAGAAGCTTCAAGTATTGCAAGTGAAACTATCAAGTCTTTAGCTGTTATTGCAGGACAATGGCCTCATACTTCATATATGGTTCCAGGAGGAGTAGTTTCTGATCCTACATTATTAGATTTAGTAACTATGCAAAACTATATGGACCAAGCAATTAGATTTTATGAAAATAGTTTAATAGGTACTAATTTAGATACTTACCTTAGTTTTAATAAAAGTGAAGACTTGTACAAAGTAAAAGGTGATTTAAAAGATTTTATTACAATTTCTTTTGAAAATGGTTTTGAAAAAATTGGAAAATCATACAATAGACATTTGGTATTAGGAGATTCTCTTTCTTTTGAAAAAGGCAAAATAAGTAGAAAATTAACTAAAAATATTGATTATGAAAACATAGAAGAGTTTACTACAAATAGTTTTGATATTGACAAATCAAAAGTATCAAAAGAAGCATATACTTGGTCAAAAACTGCATTATATGCAAATAGTTTTTATGAAACAGGACCTCTTTCAAGAGCCGTAGTTCAAAATAGAAGTTTTGTAAGTGATATTCATAAACATTATAATGATTCAATGTTTACAAGAGTATTAGCACGAATGGATGAACTAGGCTTTTTACTTTCTAAAACAAAAGAGTTGATTCAACAAATAAATATAAATGAAGAATCTTTCATAAAACCAAAAGTTTCCCTAAAAGACTTTCATTACGGTATTGGTCAATCATCAGTAGAAGCCTGTAGGGGGTCTTTATATCATGATGTGGAAATTGAAAATGGAATTATTTCAAAATATGATGTTATAACACCTACTGTTTGGAACCTTGGACCTGGGATTGATAATAAACTTTCAACTTCACAAAAAGCAATAGTAGGAATAGACTCTTTAGAAAAAGCAAAGTTGATTTTAAGAAGTTTTGATGTTTGTTCTGTTTGTACAACTCACTAA
- a CDS encoding hydrogenase small subunit, whose amino-acid sequence MIDSQEMVKKVFTQNSARIDTNKGDAYYNSLFEKAKSRLSALRKQPALKDIDLMEVVESEGVNRRDFMKWASATTATLMLPPMFTPLVAEATELMNRVPVVWIELQDCAGNSEAILRSATPTVDDLLFDVLSLEYHHTLQAASGHQAEHQLEDAIHTFKGKYLLFVEGAIPKAMNGQYGTIGPGGETFEENLNRLSKDAAAVVAVGTCATFGGIPAAAPNPTGAVGVMDIVKGKPIVNIPACPANPANMVGVVLHYVLTGQVPELDSLLRPKFAFGYRIHDNCERRAHFDAGEYVEEWGDEGAKNNWCLYKMGCKGPMTFNNCSIIRYNEGANWPIGVGRGCIGCSEPDFWDKYAYERPMADANIKAPTGGVEKTVDEFGLGLLTATSIGIGVHAVASAVAGKRTVHSEDEE is encoded by the coding sequence ATGATTGATTCTCAAGAGATGGTAAAAAAAGTTTTTACCCAAAATTCCGCTAGAATTGATACAAATAAAGGTGATGCTTATTATAATTCACTTTTTGAAAAAGCAAAAAGTAGGTTATCAGCATTAAGAAAACAACCTGCACTTAAAGATATTGATCTGATGGAGGTTGTAGAAAGTGAAGGTGTAAATAGAAGAGATTTTATGAAGTGGGCAAGTGCAACAACTGCAACACTAATGTTACCTCCTATGTTTACTCCTTTAGTTGCTGAAGCAACAGAACTAATGAATAGAGTTCCTGTTGTATGGATTGAGTTACAAGACTGTGCTGGTAACTCAGAAGCTATTTTAAGATCAGCTACTCCAACTGTAGATGATCTACTTTTTGATGTACTATCTTTAGAGTATCATCATACTTTACAAGCTGCTTCAGGTCATCAAGCTGAACATCAGTTAGAAGATGCAATTCATACTTTTAAAGGGAAATATTTACTATTTGTTGAAGGTGCAATTCCAAAAGCAATGAATGGTCAATATGGAACAATTGGTCCTGGTGGTGAAACTTTTGAAGAGAATCTTAATAGACTATCTAAAGATGCTGCTGCTGTAGTTGCAGTTGGTACATGTGCTACCTTCGGTGGTATTCCAGCTGCTGCTCCAAATCCAACAGGTGCCGTTGGTGTAATGGATATTGTAAAAGGTAAGCCAATTGTTAATATTCCTGCCTGTCCAGCAAATCCTGCAAATATGGTTGGTGTAGTATTACACTATGTATTAACAGGTCAAGTTCCTGAGTTAGACTCTTTATTAAGACCTAAATTTGCATTTGGGTATAGAATTCACGATAACTGTGAGAGAAGAGCACACTTTGATGCAGGTGAATATGTAGAAGAGTGGGGCGATGAAGGTGCTAAAAATAACTGGTGTCTATATAAAATGGGTTGTAAAGGACCTATGACATTTAATAACTGTTCTATTATTAGATATAACGAAGGTGCAAACTGGCCAATTGGTGTAGGTCGTGGTTGTATCGGTTGTTCTGAACCAGACTTCTGGGATAAATATGCATATGAAAGACCAATGGCAGATGCAAATATCAAAGCTCCTACAGGTGGAGTAGAAAAAACTGTTGATGAGTTTGGTCTAGGGTTATTAACAGCTACATCAATTGGTATTGGTGTACATGCAGTTGCTAGTGCGGTTGCAGGGAAAAGAACAGTTCATAGTGAAGATGAGGAATAA
- a CDS encoding TVP38/TMEM64 family protein gives MSINKKYIKYFPIITSFVFIILILILYFINDSFKNNINELWEVFSSGNKEEITNHIKSYGIWGAIILILIMIFQLFLVVFPSWLPMIIAALVYGFIPSVIISLIGVFLASTLAYVIGNTISENTLKKYISKKSFDKLDFWINNYGFFSVIIFRVSPFLSNDGVSLIAGALSMNYLKFILATIIGITPLAVAIAFFSSNINELKEGLSYISGIGILIYTIFIYFDYKKRKNN, from the coding sequence ATGAGTATTAATAAAAAATATATAAAATATTTTCCAATTATTACAAGTTTTGTATTTATAATATTGATATTAATTTTATATTTTATAAATGATAGTTTTAAAAATAATATAAATGAATTATGGGAAGTTTTTAGTTCGGGGAATAAAGAAGAAATCACAAACCATATAAAATCATATGGTATCTGGGGTGCAATCATTTTAATTTTAATAATGATTTTTCAACTATTTTTAGTAGTATTCCCCTCTTGGCTACCTATGATAATTGCTGCTTTAGTATATGGTTTTATTCCTTCTGTTATAATAAGTCTAATTGGCGTATTTTTGGCTTCTACGTTGGCTTATGTTATAGGAAATACAATCAGTGAAAATACATTAAAAAAATATATAAGTAAAAAAAGTTTTGATAAATTAGATTTTTGGATAAATAATTATGGTTTCTTTAGTGTAATTATATTTAGAGTGTCTCCTTTTTTATCAAATGATGGAGTAAGTCTAATTGCAGGTGCTTTAAGTATGAACTATTTAAAATTTATCTTAGCAACTATTATTGGAATAACACCCTTAGCTGTAGCTATAGCATTTTTTTCAAGTAATATAAATGAACTAAAAGAAGGATTATCTTATATAAGTGGTATTGGAATTTTAATATATACTATATTTATATATTTTGATTATAAAAAAAGAAAAAATAACTAG
- a CDS encoding endonuclease/exonuclease/phosphatase family protein — protein MIDVEITFLLILFFLLIATLLPLLQHRHWTVRFWEFPRLILIFSSFILLCTEIIFLDLSKELSIFLIIVTSAILLYQTIYIVPYTIFYPKEVENTTERNNLIKIMTANVLMHNKNTKKFIELINKYDPDIIITLETNKWWEEELASIESKYIYNVKCPLDNLYGMHLYSKFKIEFSEIKYLVEDKVPSIHSEIILPSKQKIKAYFLHPKPPSPTENEKSTNRDVELIILAKSLNEKELPVIVTGDLNDVAWSRSTKTFKKISKLLDPRVGRGIYNTYNAKYWFFRWPLDHLFHSKHFKVNKIERLPYYGSDHFAILTSLELSTLQKKEITTNEY, from the coding sequence TTGATTGATGTTGAAATAACATTTCTTTTGATTTTATTCTTTTTATTAATTGCAACTTTGTTACCCTTGCTTCAACATAGACATTGGACTGTTAGATTTTGGGAATTTCCTAGACTAATTCTTATATTTTCTTCATTTATATTACTATGTACAGAAATTATCTTCTTAGACTTGTCAAAAGAACTTTCTATATTTTTAATTATTGTTACAAGCGCTATTTTATTGTATCAAACAATATATATTGTTCCTTATACTATTTTCTATCCTAAAGAAGTTGAAAATACAACAGAAAGAAATAATTTAATAAAGATAATGACAGCAAATGTTTTAATGCACAATAAAAATACAAAAAAGTTTATTGAACTAATAAATAAATATGATCCTGATATTATTATTACTTTAGAAACAAACAAATGGTGGGAAGAAGAATTAGCTTCAATAGAATCAAAATATATATATAATGTAAAATGTCCTTTAGATAATCTTTATGGAATGCACCTTTATTCTAAATTCAAAATAGAGTTTTCTGAAATAAAATATTTAGTTGAAGATAAAGTACCTTCTATACACTCAGAAATAATTTTACCTTCAAAACAGAAAATCAAAGCATATTTTTTACATCCAAAACCTCCAAGTCCTACTGAAAATGAAAAATCTACTAATAGAGATGTTGAGTTAATAATATTAGCTAAAAGTTTAAATGAAAAAGAACTACCAGTAATAGTTACTGGAGATTTAAATGATGTTGCTTGGTCTAGATCTACAAAAACTTTCAAAAAGATCAGTAAACTTTTAGACCCAAGAGTTGGAAGAGGTATTTATAACACTTATAATGCGAAATATTGGTTTTTTAGATGGCCTTTAGACCATCTTTTTCATAGTAAACACTTTAAGGTAAATAAAATTGAAAGATTGCCTTACTATGGTTCTGATCATTTTGCCATTTTAACAAGTTTGGAATTATCTACTTTGCAAAAGAAAGAGATAACAACAAATGAGTATTAA
- a CDS encoding PLDc N-terminal domain-containing protein, with the protein MSLQVNGILGFILLFLDIIAIIKIVNSGATTVRKAIWILIILFLPFIGLVAWYFLGPRG; encoded by the coding sequence TTGAGTTTACAAGTAAATGGAATTTTAGGATTTATTTTATTATTCTTAGACATTATAGCAATAATTAAAATAGTAAATAGTGGTGCTACCACAGTAAGAAAAGCAATATGGATATTAATAATTTTATTCTTACCTTTTATAGGTTTAGTTGCTTGGTATTTTCTTGGGCCAAGAGGGTAG